A portion of the Faecalibacterium sp. I3-3-89 genome contains these proteins:
- a CDS encoding PolC-type DNA polymerase III translates to MADPDFAACFGRVVVEHAQMLRQERQVIFTLRSSAPLDKGLCARLLASLAPDYEGFELRIHNLFGYAALDESGLRELMEEMKRDGVPINGFLDRCRITITGQNITIGVCHGTKFLQEMQFERLLAERIAAHTGVKPKVTLESSVGEAEQRQMEEKLERKIAPPVVKFERKNTAPSIKVEGLDLTDKPVTIFHGKMFSPKNLTPLKDLGGEGGKCMIWGDVFFTEVKGSFRKIYTVSITDYTGSINLKIRAQEGEDCSKWESIPKGTTVVVRGDCSYDKYEHDYIVWPYDVLFVERKKREDNAPVKRVELHLHTKLSSMDAFCDPGGIVKLAHRMGHPAIAITDHGVCQGYPEAMLAADAIHKTDPDFKLIYGCEAYFVDDMIPCVYGVKDEPLNGEFCVFDTETTGLDPGVEYLTEIGAVIVRDGEVVEEFDTFVKPGKPITPKITELTGITNEMVANAPGEAEALEAFLKFVDGRILVAHNAHSFDIRFLRAAAKRSGIEFEPTYIDTLTMAQAMYPGLHNYKQGTINKHLELPAYEAHRACEDSAALGRIFCVMLKDLEEKQVTAVSGINTGLGGNREVLKKKYYHLIILVRNQMGLKNLYKIVSEAHVNYFFKKPRVPRSLLNKYRDGLILTSACEAGELYRAIVEGRSYEELKKIASYYDVLEVQPLGNNAYMVRDGKVESEEVIKDFNRTVIQLGEDLHKPVIATGDVHFTEPEDAIYRSVLQAGNGFKDADNQPPLFYRTTEDMLDQFRYLPKEKAYEIVVTNPRKIAASIDGSVRAIPRGTYPPSIEGAEQQLRDATWAHAKRDYGDPLPEIVEKRLQKELDSICGHGYAVLYVIAVKLVAYSNAGGYQVGSRGSVGSSAVAHFSGISEVNSLPPHYRCPKCRHSEFITDGSVEDGFDLPDKNCPACGTRMLVDGHDIPFETFLGFYGDKEPDIDLNFSGEYQSNVHRYTEELFGKANVFKAGTVSGIQDKTAYGYVKKYLDERGRTVNHAEENRLTLGCTGVKRTTGQHPGGMVVVPDTYEIYDFCPIQHPADDVAGGLLTTHFEFKYLHDTLLKLDELGHDMPTFYKYFEEYTGIPVDSIPMNDPKVYSLLTSPEELGVTPEQIDSQTGTFGIPEMGTNFVRGMLVEARPKNFSELIQISGLSHGTDVWTGNADELIRSGTCTIAEVIGCRDSIMLYLLRKGLEPKMAFDIMEAVRKGKVAKGGFAPGWEEAMREHEVPDWYIESCRKIKYMFPKAHAVAYLMSAIRLMWFKLYHPQAFYAVYFTVRGDDIDYEAAVGGAAVARAHMNEVKRRLKEEKNAKDEDVLVSLQLVNEMLVRGYEFLPIELGKSRGSKYVVEDGKVRLPFCSLKGLGGAAADALENVTIHGEEYLSIEELQQASGVGSSIIDRLRQVGALGDLPESSQVSFF, encoded by the coding sequence ATGGCGGACCCGGACTTTGCGGCCTGTTTTGGCCGTGTGGTCGTCGAGCACGCCCAGATGCTGCGGCAGGAGCGGCAGGTCATTTTCACGCTGCGCAGTTCTGCCCCGCTGGACAAGGGGCTGTGCGCACGGCTGCTGGCCTCCCTCGCGCCCGACTATGAGGGCTTTGAGCTTCGCATCCACAACCTCTTCGGCTACGCCGCGCTGGACGAGAGCGGACTGCGGGAGCTGATGGAGGAGATGAAGCGGGACGGCGTGCCCATCAACGGCTTCCTCGACCGCTGCCGCATCACCATCACCGGCCAGAACATCACCATCGGCGTCTGCCATGGCACGAAGTTCTTGCAGGAGATGCAGTTCGAGCGGCTGCTGGCGGAGCGTATCGCCGCCCACACCGGCGTGAAGCCCAAGGTGACGCTGGAAAGCAGCGTGGGCGAGGCCGAGCAGCGCCAGATGGAAGAAAAGCTGGAGCGCAAAATTGCTCCTCCTGTCGTCAAATTCGAGCGGAAGAATACGGCGCCCTCCATCAAGGTGGAGGGCCTCGACCTCACGGACAAGCCTGTTACCATCTTCCACGGCAAGATGTTCTCCCCCAAGAACCTCACCCCCCTCAAGGACTTGGGCGGCGAGGGCGGAAAGTGCATGATCTGGGGCGATGTTTTCTTCACCGAGGTGAAGGGCAGCTTCCGTAAGATCTATACCGTCTCCATCACCGACTACACCGGCTCCATCAACCTGAAGATCCGTGCGCAGGAAGGGGAGGACTGCTCCAAGTGGGAGTCCATCCCCAAGGGCACGACGGTCGTGGTGCGGGGCGACTGCTCCTACGACAAGTATGAGCATGACTATATCGTCTGGCCCTACGATGTCCTCTTCGTCGAGCGCAAAAAGCGGGAGGACAATGCCCCCGTCAAGCGGGTGGAGCTGCATCTGCATACCAAGCTGTCCAGCATGGACGCCTTCTGCGACCCCGGCGGCATCGTCAAGCTGGCCCATCGGATGGGCCACCCGGCCATCGCCATCACTGACCACGGCGTCTGTCAGGGCTATCCCGAAGCCATGCTGGCGGCGGACGCCATCCACAAGACCGACCCGGACTTCAAGCTCATCTACGGCTGTGAGGCCTACTTCGTCGATGACATGATCCCCTGCGTCTACGGCGTGAAGGACGAGCCGCTGAACGGCGAGTTCTGCGTCTTCGACACCGAGACGACGGGCCTCGATCCGGGCGTGGAGTACCTGACCGAGATCGGTGCAGTCATCGTGCGGGACGGCGAGGTGGTGGAGGAGTTCGACACCTTCGTCAAGCCCGGCAAGCCCATCACGCCCAAGATCACGGAGCTGACCGGCATCACCAACGAGATGGTGGCCAATGCCCCCGGCGAGGCCGAGGCGCTGGAAGCCTTTCTCAAATTCGTGGATGGCCGCATCCTCGTGGCCCACAACGCCCACTCCTTCGACATCCGGTTCCTTCGCGCTGCCGCCAAGCGGAGCGGCATCGAGTTCGAGCCGACCTATATCGACACCCTGACCATGGCGCAGGCCATGTACCCCGGACTCCACAACTACAAGCAGGGGACTATCAACAAACATCTCGAGCTGCCCGCCTACGAAGCCCATCGCGCCTGCGAGGACTCTGCCGCGCTGGGCCGCATCTTCTGCGTCATGCTCAAGGATCTGGAGGAAAAGCAGGTCACAGCCGTCAGCGGCATCAACACCGGACTCGGCGGCAACCGTGAGGTGCTGAAAAAGAAGTATTACCACCTCATCATCCTCGTGCGCAACCAGATGGGCCTGAAGAACCTCTACAAGATCGTCAGCGAGGCCCATGTCAACTACTTCTTCAAGAAGCCCCGCGTGCCCCGCAGTCTCCTCAACAAGTACCGCGACGGCCTGATTTTGACCTCGGCCTGCGAGGCGGGTGAGCTGTACCGCGCCATCGTGGAGGGCCGCTCCTACGAGGAGCTGAAGAAGATCGCCTCCTATTACGATGTTCTGGAAGTCCAGCCGCTGGGCAACAACGCCTATATGGTGCGGGACGGCAAGGTGGAGAGCGAAGAGGTCATCAAGGACTTCAACCGCACCGTTATCCAGCTGGGCGAAGACCTCCACAAGCCCGTCATCGCCACCGGCGACGTCCACTTCACCGAGCCGGAGGACGCCATCTACCGCTCTGTTTTACAGGCGGGCAACGGCTTCAAGGACGCGGACAATCAGCCGCCCCTGTTCTACCGCACGACGGAGGATATGCTGGACCAGTTCCGCTATCTGCCCAAGGAGAAGGCCTACGAGATCGTCGTGACCAACCCCCGCAAGATCGCGGCCAGCATCGACGGCAGCGTTCGCGCTATCCCGCGCGGCACCTATCCGCCCAGCATCGAGGGCGCAGAGCAGCAGCTCCGGGACGCCACATGGGCGCACGCCAAGCGGGATTACGGCGACCCGCTGCCCGAGATCGTGGAGAAGCGGCTGCAAAAAGAGCTGGACTCCATCTGCGGCCACGGCTACGCCGTCCTGTATGTCATCGCGGTCAAGCTGGTGGCCTACTCCAACGCGGGCGGCTATCAGGTGGGCAGCCGCGGCTCGGTCGGCTCGTCGGCTGTGGCCCACTTCTCCGGCATCTCGGAGGTCAACAGTCTGCCGCCCCATTACCGCTGCCCCAAGTGCAGGCACAGCGAGTTCATCACCGACGGCAGCGTGGAGGACGGCTTCGACCTGCCCGACAAGAACTGCCCCGCGTGCGGCACCCGGATGCTGGTGGACGGCCACGACATCCCCTTCGAGACCTTCCTCGGCTTCTACGGCGACAAGGAGCCGGATATTGACCTGAATTTCTCGGGCGAATATCAGTCCAACGTCCACCGCTACACCGAGGAGCTGTTCGGCAAGGCCAACGTCTTCAAGGCGGGCACGGTCTCCGGCATTCAGGACAAAACAGCCTATGGCTACGTCAAAAAATATCTGGATGAGCGGGGGAGAACGGTCAACCACGCCGAGGAGAACCGCCTGACGCTGGGCTGCACCGGCGTCAAGCGCACCACCGGCCAGCACCCCGGCGGCATGGTCGTCGTGCCCGACACCTACGAGATCTACGACTTCTGCCCCATCCAGCACCCGGCGGATGACGTGGCGGGCGGTCTGCTGACCACCCACTTCGAGTTCAAATACCTTCACGACACCCTGCTCAAGCTGGATGAGCTGGGCCACGATATGCCCACCTTCTACAAGTATTTCGAGGAATATACCGGCATCCCGGTGGACAGCATCCCCATGAACGACCCCAAGGTCTACAGCCTGCTCACCAGCCCGGAGGAGCTGGGCGTCACGCCGGAGCAGATCGACAGCCAGACTGGCACCTTCGGCATTCCCGAGATGGGCACGAACTTCGTGCGCGGGATGCTTGTGGAGGCCCGGCCCAAGAACTTCTCCGAGCTGATCCAGATCTCGGGCCTGTCTCACGGCACCGACGTCTGGACGGGCAACGCTGACGAACTCATCCGCAGCGGCACCTGCACCATCGCGGAGGTCATCGGCTGCCGCGACAGCATTATGCTCTACCTGCTGCGCAAGGGCCTCGAGCCGAAGATGGCCTTCGACATCATGGAGGCCGTCCGTAAGGGCAAGGTGGCCAAGGGCGGCTTCGCGCCCGGCTGGGAGGAGGCCATGCGGGAGCACGAGGTGCCGGACTGGTATATCGAGAGCTGCCGCAAGATCAAGTATATGTTCCCGAAAGCCCATGCCGTGGCCTACCTGATGTCGGCCATCCGCCTCATGTGGTTCAAGCTCTACCATCCGCAGGCATTCTATGCGGTCTATTTCACTGTCCGCGGCGATGACATCGACTACGAAGCCGCCGTGGGCGGTGCGGCGGTGGCCCGCGCCCACATGAACGAGGTCAAGCGCCGCCTGAAGGAGGAGAAAAATGCCAAGGACGAGGACGTCCTCGTCTCGCTCCAGCTGGTCAACGAAATGCTGGTGCGGGGCTACGAGTTCCTGCCCATCGAGCTGGGCAAGAGCCGCGGCTCGAAGTATGTGGTGGAGGACGGCAAGGTGCGCCTGCCCTTCTGCTCCCTGAAGGGTCTGGGCGGTGCCGCCGCCGATGCGCTGGAAAATGTGACCATCCACGGCGAAGAATACCTCTCCATCGAGGAGCTGCAGCAGGCCTCCGGCGTCGGCAGCAGCATCATCGACCGCCTGCGTCAGGTGGGCGCTCTGGGCGACCTGCCCGAGAGCAGTCAGGTGAGCTTCTTCTGA
- the dxr gene encoding 1-deoxy-D-xylulose-5-phosphate reductoisomerase — protein sequence MAKKITLLGSTGSIGTQSLDVIRAQGYEVFGLSAHSQADKLLQQIEEFHPKYVCMTSEAGAEKLSAALAGRADAPKLLTGPEGLKTLAAMDGPDVVLNSVVGIAGLGASLAAIESGHDLALANKESLVTGGHLVTQAVAKHGVKLLPVDSEHSAIFQCLQDRESAKSLTKILLTASGGPFFGMKTEELRGKTKADALRHPNWNMGAKITIDSATLMNKGLELIEAVWLFGLPPEKIQIVVQRQSIVHSAVQYSDNSIIAQLGVPDMRIPIQYALTYPARVPGVVPELDFTTLKLLTFDVADEETFRCLAACKKAIRKGGLGPCAANGANEEAVRLFLEDKIGFLDIGRLVEAVVDSDSFGGSYSLADVYECDRMARAFVRAHL from the coding sequence ATGGCTAAAAAAATCACGCTGCTGGGTTCCACCGGCTCCATCGGCACCCAGAGCCTCGACGTTATCCGCGCCCAAGGGTATGAGGTGTTCGGTCTGTCGGCCCACAGCCAGGCGGATAAACTCTTACAGCAGATCGAAGAGTTCCACCCCAAGTATGTCTGCATGACCAGCGAGGCCGGGGCAGAGAAGCTCTCGGCTGCACTGGCGGGCCGCGCCGACGCGCCCAAGCTCCTGACCGGCCCCGAGGGGCTGAAGACCCTCGCCGCGATGGATGGCCCGGACGTGGTGCTGAACAGCGTGGTGGGCATCGCGGGCCTCGGCGCCAGCCTTGCCGCCATCGAGAGCGGCCATGACCTCGCCCTCGCCAACAAAGAGAGTCTCGTCACCGGCGGACATCTCGTGACGCAGGCGGTGGCAAAGCACGGCGTCAAGCTGCTGCCGGTGGACAGCGAGCACTCGGCCATCTTCCAGTGCTTGCAGGACAGGGAGAGCGCCAAGAGCCTGACGAAGATCCTGCTGACGGCCTCCGGCGGCCCCTTCTTCGGGATGAAGACCGAGGAGCTGCGGGGCAAGACCAAGGCCGACGCCCTCCGGCACCCCAACTGGAACATGGGCGCGAAGATCACCATCGACAGCGCCACCCTGATGAACAAGGGCCTTGAGCTGATCGAGGCAGTGTGGCTGTTCGGCCTCCCCCCCGAGAAGATCCAGATCGTCGTCCAGCGCCAGAGCATCGTCCACTCGGCGGTGCAGTACAGCGACAACTCCATCATCGCCCAGCTGGGCGTGCCGGATATGCGCATCCCCATCCAGTATGCGCTGACCTACCCGGCCCGTGTGCCGGGCGTCGTGCCGGAGCTGGACTTCACAACCCTCAAGCTGCTGACCTTCGATGTGGCCGACGAGGAGACCTTCCGCTGCCTTGCCGCCTGCAAAAAGGCCATCAGGAAGGGCGGTCTCGGCCCCTGCGCTGCCAACGGTGCCAACGAGGAGGCCGTCAGGCTCTTCCTTGAGGACAAGATCGGTTTCCTCGACATCGGCCGTCTGGTGGAGGCCGTCGTGGACAGCGACAGCTTCGGCGGCAGCTACAGCCTCGCGGATGTGTACGAGTGCGACCGCATGGCCCGCGCCTTTGTGAGAGCACACCTGTGA
- the ispG gene encoding flavodoxin-dependent (E)-4-hydroxy-3-methylbut-2-enyl-diphosphate synthase encodes MRQLKREVKIGNVTIGGKNPIAVQTMLNVPVEDIEGNVAQAKRCEAAGCQILRVTCPSAADAKCIEAVKNAVNIPIVADIHFDYKAALACADVGVDKIRINPGNIGDDDRVKAVVDACQQKNIPIRIGVNGGSLEKHILAKYGAPVPEAMVESALYHVRLLEKFDFNNIVISIKNSNVPRMMEAYRQLSAVTDYPLHVGVTEAGTYQMGLLKSGMGIGGMLLEGIGDTIRVSLAADPEKEVEAGYNILRAVGFPVAGPEVITCPTCGRTQYPCTEIANEVERRLQGCKKSIKVAVMGCVVNGPGEAREADIGIAGGKGEAVLFVHGEPVRKLTGENILDQFMEEIYKL; translated from the coding sequence ATGCGGCAGCTGAAGCGTGAAGTCAAGATCGGAAATGTGACCATCGGCGGCAAGAATCCCATCGCCGTGCAGACCATGCTGAACGTCCCGGTGGAGGACATCGAGGGCAATGTGGCACAGGCCAAGCGCTGCGAGGCGGCGGGCTGTCAGATCCTGCGGGTGACCTGCCCCAGCGCGGCGGATGCCAAGTGCATCGAGGCCGTCAAGAACGCCGTCAATATCCCCATCGTGGCAGACATTCACTTCGACTACAAGGCGGCTCTCGCCTGCGCCGACGTGGGCGTGGACAAGATCCGCATCAATCCGGGCAACATCGGCGACGACGACCGGGTGAAGGCGGTGGTGGACGCCTGCCAGCAGAAGAACATCCCCATCCGCATCGGCGTCAACGGCGGCAGTCTGGAAAAGCACATCCTTGCCAAATATGGTGCGCCTGTGCCCGAAGCGATGGTGGAGAGCGCGCTGTACCACGTCCGCCTGCTGGAAAAGTTCGATTTCAACAACATCGTGATCTCCATCAAGAACTCCAACGTCCCCCGCATGATGGAGGCCTACCGCCAGCTCAGCGCCGTGACGGACTACCCGCTCCATGTGGGCGTCACTGAGGCGGGCACCTACCAGATGGGCTTGCTCAAGAGCGGCATGGGCATCGGCGGGATGCTGCTGGAGGGCATCGGCGACACCATCCGCGTCTCGCTGGCGGCCGACCCCGAGAAGGAAGTGGAAGCGGGCTACAACATCCTGCGCGCCGTCGGCTTCCCGGTGGCCGGCCCGGAGGTCATCACCTGCCCGACCTGCGGCCGCACCCAGTACCCCTGCACCGAGATCGCAAACGAGGTGGAGCGGCGGCTTCAGGGCTGCAAGAAGTCCATCAAGGTGGCCGTCATGGGCTGTGTCGTCAACGGCCCCGGCGAGGCCCGGGAGGCCGACATCGGCATCGCCGGCGGCAAGGGTGAGGCGGTGCTTTTCGTCCACGGCGAACCTGTCCGGAAGCTGACGGGAGAAAATATCCTCGACCAGTTCATGGAGGAGATTTATAAACTGTAA
- a CDS encoding M50 family metallopeptidase, which yields MSVFITFAAALLIFGAVIAIHEFGHFAMAKLCGVQVNEFSIGMGPALIKTYRKGTQYTLRLLPVGGFVALEGEESPESTQAEGGNEEDAAPAIPPEVLAQRTGKPLNEAAVWQRMLVMAAGAVMNFVLGFVVLLFLISLRSEPITSKVIYAVEDNALCGQTGLQAGDEIVAVNGRHCFVANDMLYELMRTESYRAAFTVRRDGKLVELPDVQFDTWQDAQSQTHMTLGFTVYGLKKTPKNVLKEAANSVIYYGRIIYTSLADLLRGRESINDLSGPVGIVTAIGQAASYGWEDVFELLVLITINLGVFNLLPFPALDGGKIVFLLIEAVTGHAVPEKIQGSLTVAAFALLFGLMLFATYNDIVRLVTGVI from the coding sequence ATGTCAGTTTTCATCACCTTTGCGGCTGCGCTGCTCATCTTCGGCGCAGTCATCGCCATCCATGAGTTCGGCCATTTTGCGATGGCAAAGCTCTGCGGCGTCCAAGTCAACGAGTTCTCCATCGGCATGGGGCCGGCCCTCATCAAGACCTACCGCAAGGGCACCCAGTACACCCTGAGGCTCCTGCCCGTGGGCGGCTTCGTGGCGCTGGAAGGGGAGGAAAGCCCCGAGAGCACGCAGGCCGAGGGCGGGAACGAAGAGGATGCCGCCCCGGCCATCCCGCCGGAGGTGCTGGCACAGCGGACGGGCAAGCCTCTGAACGAGGCCGCCGTCTGGCAGCGGATGCTGGTGATGGCAGCAGGCGCGGTGATGAACTTCGTGCTGGGCTTTGTGGTGCTGCTGTTCCTCATCTCGCTGCGCAGTGAACCCATCACCAGCAAGGTCATCTATGCCGTGGAGGACAATGCCCTCTGCGGTCAGACCGGCCTGCAGGCCGGGGACGAGATCGTGGCCGTCAACGGGCGGCACTGCTTCGTGGCCAACGATATGCTCTACGAGCTGATGCGCACCGAGAGCTACCGTGCGGCCTTCACCGTCCGCCGGGACGGGAAGCTGGTGGAGCTGCCCGATGTCCAGTTCGACACATGGCAGGATGCACAGAGCCAGACCCACATGACGCTGGGCTTCACGGTCTACGGACTCAAAAAAACACCGAAGAACGTCTTGAAAGAAGCGGCCAACAGCGTCATCTACTATGGCCGGATCATCTACACCTCGCTGGCCGACCTGCTGCGGGGCCGCGAGAGCATCAACGACCTGTCCGGCCCGGTGGGCATCGTGACCGCCATCGGGCAGGCCGCCAGCTACGGCTGGGAGGATGTTTTCGAGCTGCTGGTGCTCATCACCATCAACCTCGGCGTCTTCAATCTGCTGCCGTTCCCGGCGCTGGACGGCGGCAAAATCGTCTTCCTGCTCATCGAGGCAGTCACCGGCCATGCTGTGCCGGAAAAAATTCAGGGCAGTCTGACCGTCGCCGCCTTCGCGCTGCTGTTCGGCCTGATGCTCTTTGCAACGTACAATGACATCGTCCGGCTCGTGACCGGAGTGATCTGA
- a CDS encoding phosphatidate cytidylyltransferase yields MKTRIITAVVGLFVLAGVLFTFNTLVFNLVIAAITLIALHEIYSALGFEKQDWPLLGILVPYTLLVMLSSYSIYRAMVMPASFLVVLFYAIYLVVRNGVISYQKASGLVMFSGIVIFCFYSFIRLKELLPVEKFGYDAIFFILLILCFAWGGDTCAYFAGRAFGKHKLCPVVSPKKTVEGAVGGVLGTMVFGVLVTVIYSVAADRMEAFTRSNIGVSMYIIIALLACVAAVLGIYGDLFASVVKRQCGIKDYGTIFPGHGGILDRFDSVMFIAPFVTMVVIAVFYY; encoded by the coding sequence ATGAAAACACGAATCATCACAGCTGTGGTGGGCCTGTTCGTCCTTGCGGGCGTCCTGTTCACCTTCAATACGCTGGTGTTCAATCTGGTCATTGCGGCCATCACCCTCATCGCCCTCCATGAGATCTACTCTGCGCTGGGCTTCGAAAAACAGGACTGGCCGCTGCTGGGCATTCTGGTGCCCTACACCCTGCTCGTCATGCTGTCGAGCTACAGCATCTACCGGGCGATGGTGATGCCCGCCTCCTTCTTGGTGGTGCTGTTCTACGCCATCTATCTTGTGGTGCGCAACGGCGTCATCAGCTACCAGAAAGCCAGCGGCCTTGTAATGTTTTCGGGCATCGTCATCTTCTGCTTTTACTCCTTCATCCGGCTCAAGGAGCTGCTGCCGGTAGAGAAGTTCGGCTACGACGCCATCTTCTTCATCCTGCTCATCCTCTGCTTCGCATGGGGCGGCGACACCTGCGCCTACTTTGCGGGCCGCGCCTTCGGCAAGCATAAGCTCTGCCCGGTGGTCAGCCCCAAAAAGACGGTGGAGGGCGCTGTGGGCGGCGTGCTGGGCACAATGGTGTTCGGCGTACTGGTCACGGTCATCTACTCGGTGGCGGCAGACCGGATGGAGGCGTTCACCCGCTCCAACATCGGCGTGTCCATGTATATCATCATCGCGCTGCTGGCCTGCGTGGCCGCAGTGCTGGGCATTTATGGCGACCTGTTCGCCAGCGTGGTCAAGCGCCAGTGCGGCATCAAGGACTATGGCACCATCTTCCCGGGGCACGGCGGCATCCTCGACCGCTTTGACAGCGTGATGTTCATCGCGCCCTTTGTCACGATGGTGGTCATCGCAGTGTTCTACTACTAA